One Tachysurus fulvidraco isolate hzauxx_2018 chromosome 2, HZAU_PFXX_2.0, whole genome shotgun sequence DNA segment encodes these proteins:
- the LOC113647852 gene encoding mitochondrial tRNA methylthiotransferase CDK5RAP1-like encodes MEAAGSLRLFIFSVYKSLSRRARGYQRRYCSARATHRVTVTEETKLKGFKTKPLSGPSLTDFIKLSSSNKNKLPEVYEYEASYLPENPSEENLRKVYFETYGCQMNVNDTEIAWSILQNGGYQRTAELSEADVVLLVTCSVREKAEQTIWNRLKQLGALKKKRPKTDVPLKIGVLGCMAERLKTELLEREKVVDVIAGPDAYRDLPRLLSLAHGGQRASNVLLSLEETYADVMPVHHAGHSAFVSIMRGCDNMCSYCIVPFTRGRERSRPVSSILEEVRSLSDQGVKEVTLLGQNVNSYRDTSETQISTSGLSRGFSTVYRKKQGGLRFADLLDRVSMVDPDMRIRFTSPHPKDFPDEVLHLIQERNNICKQIHLPAQSGSSRVLQSMRRGYTREAYLELVENIRKIIPEVSLSSDFIAGFCGETEEDHQQTLSLLREVGYNVGFLFAYSMRKKTHSYHRLHDNVPVEVKKRRLEELISVFREEASKLNTALIGSTQLVLVEGESKRSPEDLCGRNDANVKVIFPRKHLPSDPTGINTAPVKAGDYVLVKITSANSQSLQGHAFSHTSLNL; translated from the exons ATGGAAGCTGCAGGAAGTTTAAGACTCTTTATTTTTAGCGTTTATAAAAGTTTATCTCGACGCGCGCGGGGCTACCAACGACGTTATTGCTCCGCGCGTGCGACTCATAGAGTTACCGTTACCGAGGAGACCAAACTTAAGGGATTTAAAACCAAACCGTTGTCCGGTCCGAGTTTAACCGACTTTATTAAACTTTCTTCGTCAAACAAGAACAAACTTCCTGAAGTTTATGAATACGAAGCGTCGTATCTTCCAGAAAACCCCTCTGAAGAAAATCTACGCAAAG TGTATTTTGAAACATATGGCTGCCAAATGAATGTGAATGACACAGAAATTGCTTGGTCCATTCTTCAGAACGGAGGCTACCAAAGGACAGCTGAGCTGTCAGAA GCGGATGTGGTGCTGCTCGTTACCTGCTCCGTAAG AGAGAAAGCAGAGCAGACCATCTGGAACAGACTCAAACAGCTTGGAGCCCTGAAAAAGAAACGGCCTAAGACTGATGTCCCGTTGAAAATAGGAGTATTGG GCTGCATGGCAGAGCGACTGAAGACCGAGCTGTTAGAACGAGAGAAGGTGGTGGACGTCATAGCAGGACCTGACGCCTACAGAGACCTGCCACGGCTCCTGTCTCTTGCTCATGGAGGACAGAGAGCCAGCAACGTCCTGCTTTCCCTGGAGGAGACCTACGCTGATGTCATGCCAGTCCATCATGCAGGACACAGCGCTTTTGT GTCCATTATGCGTGGCTGTGACAACATGTGCAGCTACTGTATCGTACCCTTCACCCGTGGAAGAGAGAGGAGCAGACCCGTGTCCTCCATACTGGAAGAAGTGCGCAGCCTCTCAGATCAG GGGGTGAAGGAGGTGACCCTGTTGGGGCAGAACGTTAACAGCTACAGGGACACGTCTGAGACGCAGATCAGCACCTCCGGTCTCAGTCGGGGTTTCAGCACGGTGTACCGTAAGAAGCAGGGAGGCCTACGTTTCGCTGATCTTCTGGATCGAGTCTCCATGGTTGATCCCGACATGAGGATACGCTTCACATCTCCACATCCCAAAGACTTTCCAGATGAG gtATTACATTTGATCCAGGAGAGGAATAACATCTGTAAGCAGATCCACCTCCCAGCTCAGAGTGGCAGCAGTCGAGTTTTACAGTCCATGAGACGCGG ctaCACCAGGGAGGCGTACCTCGAGTTGGTGGAAAACATTCGAAAGATAATACCAGAGGTCAGTCTGAGCAGCGACTTCATCGCCGGTTTCTGCGGTGAGACAGAGGAGGACCACCAGCAGACACTGTCTCTACTCCGGGAGGTGGGCTACAATGTAGGCTTTCTGTTCGCATACAGCATGAGGAAG AAAACACACTCATACCATCGTTTACACGATAATGTCCCTGTAGAGGTGAAGAAGAGGCGTCTGGAGGAGCTCATATCCGTGTTCAGAGAGGAAGCCTCTAAATTGAACACAGCTCTCATTGGGAGCACACAACTGGTCCTAGTGGAGGGA GAGAGTAAACGATCCCCTGAGGATCTCTGTGGTCGGAATGACGCCAACGTAAAAGTGATTTTTCCCAGAAAGCATTTGCCCTCTGACCCCACAGGCATTAATACTGCCCCGGTTAAAGCTGGAGACTATGTACTGGTGAAG ATTACTTCAGCAAACTCCCAGAGTCTGCAAGGCCACGCCTTCAGCCACACCTCCCTGAACTTATGA
- the LOC113656420 gene encoding bactericidal permeability-increasing protein-like produces MDTVRVDMVSLWCVLSLLTLISLEASGTNPGAKVRVTQKGLDYELQISINPLREKIKTIQIPNMRGKTEVLFMDVSYRVSSMRIEEVSLYSMAVGFVPGTGVSLSVGKAYIGLKGNWEVEYLFIDDDGWFTLSIFDIRISTTIGVSNDGQGHPRVYAASCSASIGQVEIDLHGGLSWLYQLFDSYINSAVLDALQPQICTMVTEAINSINPHLKTLNVLAQVDKYAEIDYSMVGSPFVSYSGIDLGLKGEFYNIKQHQEPPFSPTPFSLPAQDSNMLYIALSAFTLNSAGFVYNNAGVLKHYITDDMISSSCPFQLDTKTFGIFIPQIAKQYPGLKMKLLLKAAKDPNISFEPDLMTLEASSTVSAYAIQRNATLSPLFILNMNASVSALIYVSGLKVLGNVTLKKINLTLNTSNVGPILVEVLDNVVLSLLNDAVIPRVNDFLKNGYPLPAIGEMNLRNTQLQILKDYVLIGTDVQFGGVDLPDVL; encoded by the exons gtcagAGTAGACAtggtgtctctgtggtgtgtgttgtctctgctCACCTTAATCTCTCTGGAGGCTTCAGGAACAAACCCTGGAGCTAAAGTAAGAGTCACACAAAAGGGGCTTGATTATG AACTTCAGATTAGCATCAACCCCCTACGGGAGAAGATCAAAACCATTCAAATCCCAAACATGAGGGGCAAAACAGAGGTTCTATTTATGGACGTCTCATACAGAGTGAGCAG CATGCGGATCGAAGAGGTTTCATTGTATTCTATGGCTGTGGGGTTTGTACCTGGTACTGGGGTGAGTCTCTCTGTCGGCAAGGCCTACATTGGCCTGAAAGGCAACTGGGAAGTGGAATATCTTTTCAT AGACGACGACGGCTGGTTCACTTTGTCCATCTTTGACATCAGGATCAGCACCACCATTGGTGTGAGTAACGATGGTCAAGGGCATCCAAGAGTTTACGCTGCATCCTGTTCTGCTTCTATTGGCCAAGTCGAAATCGATCTGCATGGAGGTTTGAG CTGGCTGTATCAATTGTTTGACAGCTACATCAATTCAGCTGTGCTTGATGCCCTACAGCCACAG ATCTGTACTATGGTGACTGAAGCCATAAATAGCATCAATCCGCATCTGAAAACTCTAAATG TTCTTGCTCAAGTTGACAAGTATGCTGAAATCGACTATTCCATGGTGGGGTCACCATTTGTTTCTTACTCTGGCATTGATCTGGGTTTAAAG gGGGAGTTCTACAACATCAAGCAACACCAGGAGCCTCCGTTCTCCCCGACACCCTTCTCTCTGCCTGCTCAGGACAGCAACATGCTGTACATCGCATTATCAGCTTTCACCCTGAACTCAGCCGGCTTCGTGTACAACAACGCCGGAGTGCTGAAACACTATATAACAGACGACATG ATCTCTTCCAGCTGTCCTTTTCAACTTGACACAAAGACGTTTGGGATTTTCATTCCACAG ATTGCTAAGCAGTACCCTGGCCTGAAGATGAAGCTCCTGTTGAAGGCTGCAAAGGACCCGAACATCTCATTTGAGCCTGACCTAATGACCCTGGAGGCAAGCAGCACAGTTTCAGCCTACGCTATTCAGCGCAACGCCACATTGTCTCCTCTCTTCATCCTCAACATG AATGCCAGCGTGAGCGCTCTGATTTATGTCAGCGGTCTGAAAGTGCTTGGAAATGTGACTCTTAAAAA aatTAACCTGACATTAAACACAAGCAACGTTGGACCAATTCTG GTAGAAGTATTGGATAATGTTGTATTGTCACTCTTGAATGATGCTGTGATACCCAGAGTTAATG ATTTCCTAAAGAACGGTTATCCTCTACCTGCCATCGGGGAAATGAACCTGCGCAACACCCAGCTTCAGATCCTGAAG GATTATGTGCTGATCGGGACAGATGTCCAGTTTGGAGGAGTGGATTTACCTGATGTCCTCTAA